TACATCGCCATTCTTGGAGACTGGTATGATCCCAAGGAAGCGCTCTGCTCCGACATGCCCTGGGCCGTCGCCTGGTATGCGAATCGCAAATGCCTCCTGCTGCCCGACACGCCGAAAACGATGATCGAGATCAGCGACTACGACATCATTGGCGCCCCGATCCAGGGCCTCTACCTCACGCCCATCACCGGGGACGCGAGATTCCTCTCCGACATCGCCACCGGCGAATACAAGGCGTGGGCCGGCCTCATCACGCGCCAGCCGCAGAGCGTGAAAGCCTTTCCGCTGAAGGCCGCCACGCTCCTGCCGGTGGATGGAAAGGTCGTCCTCTTCGCCGACCACGACCGCTGGTCCAGCGCCGTCAAAACGCCATGAGCAAAGCCACCCCATCTCCGGAATCCCCCGCGCCCTCGCTGGAAGCAGCCCTCGAGCGCCTCGACGCGATCGTCCGCGAAATGGAGGCCGGCGAGCTCCCGCTCGAGACGCTCATTGCCAAATACGAGGAAGGCATCGGCCTCTCGAAATTCTGCGAGGAAAAACTCGCCCGCGCCGAGGAACGGATCCGCATCATCACCCGCGACGCCGCCGGAAATCCCATGCTTGAGGAATTCGACGCAACCGGCGAAGAATAGCCGAATGCCGCTATTGCAGCGAATCAAGTCTCCGGCCGACGTCAAGGCTCTGCCCGCCGCCGACCTTCCCGTCCTCGCCGAAGAAGTTCGCCAGGAACTCATCCGTGTCCTTTCGCAAACCGGCGGCCACCTCGGCCCGAATCTCGGCGTCGTCGAGCTCACCATCGCGCTGCACCGCGTCTTCGATACGCCCACCGACAAATTCGTGTTCGACGTCAGCCACCAGGGCTACGTCCACAAGCTGCTCACCGGCCGCTACGAGCGATTCGACACCATCCGGCAATACGAGGGCCTGAACGGCTTCCTTCTCCGCACCGAGAGCGAGCACGATTGCTACGGCGCCGGCCACGCGGGCACCGCGCTCAGCGCCGCCCTCGGCATGGCCACCGGTCGCGACCTCCGCGGGAGCGACGAACACGTCGTCTGTGTCGCTGGCGATGCCGCCTTCACCTGCGGCGTCAGTTTCGAGGCCCTCAACAACGTCGCGAATTCCACCCGGCGATTCATCGTCGTCCTGAACGACAACGAATGGTCCATCGCGAAGAACGTGGGCGCCGTCGCCGAGTATCTCAACCGCATCGTCGCGAACCCATCCTACGCGCACCTCCACGAAAAGGCCGCGCACTTCGTCGAGCGCCTCGGCGGAAAAACCGCCCGCAAACTCGCCGGCAAGATCGAGGCCGGCGTGAAGAATCTCATCGCCCCGTCCGTGATCTTCGAGGATCTCGGCCTGCGCTACTACGGCCCGATCGACGGCCACGATGTCGATCTGCTCACGCAAACCTTCGAGTTCCTCAAGACGCAGACCGAGCCCGTCATCCTTCACATCCTCACGAAGAAGGGCAAAGGCTACGCGCCCGCCCTCGCGAAGCCCGACAAGTTCCACGGCCTCGGCAAATTCCAGGCCGACACCGGCGAAACCGCCGCCGCCCCCACCCCGACGTATTCCGAGCTCCTCGGCCACACGCTGGCCGACTTCGCCGACCGCGACAATCGCATCGTCGCCATCACCGCCGCCATGCCCACCGGCACCGGCCTCGTCAGCTTTGCCAAGCGCCATCCGAAGCGCTTCTTCGACGTCGGCATCGCCGAGGAACACGCCGCCCTCTTCGCCTGCGGCCTCGCCACCCAGGGGCGCAAACCCTTCCTCGCGATCTACTCCACCTTCATGCAGCGCGCTTACGACATGATCCTGCACGACATCGCGCTGCAGAATCTCGACGTCGCCCTGTGCATGGACCGCGCCGGCCTCTCCGGTGACGACGGTCCCACGCACCACGGTCTCTTCGACATCGGCTACCTCCGCCCCGTGCCCGGACTCGTGCACATGCAGCCGAAGGACGAGGACGAATTCGTCGACATGCTCTGGACGATGGCCCACTACAACGGCCCCATCGCCATTCGCTACCCCCGCGGCGCCGGCACCGGCGTGAAGCCCAAGGACCAGCCAAGGCTGCTCGAGATCGGCAAGGCCGAGGTCGTCCGCCATGGCAAGCAGGTCGCCCTCTTCGGCCTCGGCAACATGTGCGAGGTCGCGCTCGAGACCGCCCGCCTGCTCGAGGCGCACGGCATCGATGCCGCCGTCATCAACCCCCGCTGGATCAAGCCGCTCGACACCGCCACCCTCGAATTCTTCGCCCGCGGCTGCGACGTCATCTGCACGCTCGAGGATCACGTCCTGCCCAACGGCTTCGGCTGCTCCGTGATGGAGCATCTCTCCGAGCAACGCATCACGACGCCCGTGGTCCGCATCGGCTGGCCCGACGAATTCATCGAGCACGGCAGCGTGCCGATCCTCCGCGAAAAGCACGGCCTCACCGCCGCGGCTGCCGCTGAGAAAATCCTCGCCGCCCTTCCGACCCGCAAGCGCGCCGCCGCGCCGTCCGCAGCCTGACGCCCGCGCTCACGTCGCGAGTTTCAGGCCGACGATTCCGCCGCCGATCGCCAGCAGGCAGGCTGCGCGGGCCAGCGTGAGCGCGTCGCCAAAGGCCACGACTCCCACGATTGCCGTGCCGATTGTGCCGATGCCGGCCCAGATCGCGTAGCTCGAACCAAGCGGCAGCGTCCGGACGGCCTGCGCAAGGAAGACAACGCTCGCGACCATCGCCGCCAGCGTGAACGCCGTGGCCACGGGCCGCGTGAACCCGTGCGTGTATTTGAGCCCGATCGACCAGCCGATCTCGAGCACTCCCGCAACGAACAGATAAAACCAAGCCATAACCATTTTCGAAAAAATGGAGGCCGTCCCCCGTCTTCCAACTCTCTCCGGGGTCGTCCCCGAAGCGTCACCGCGAAATGCGGCGACGCGCAAAGTTTAACGCACGATCGCGGGATGGCAACCCGCCCGAGATCAATGATCCTTGGCTGCGATCGCCGACTGCGTCGTGATGCGATCCGTCAGCGCCAGCAATAGAGCGGAGACCACGAAGGTGATATGGACAACGACCTGCCACAGAATCTGCATGTTCGCGTCCAGGCCGCCGGGGGTGGTTTTCAGAGAACCGATCTCGATGAACGTGCGGAGCAGATGGATCGAGGAAATCCCGATGAGCGCCGTGGCCAGCTTGACCTTCAGCGCGCCGGCATTCACGTGCGACAGCCACTCCGGCTCGTCCGGATGCCCACGCAGGTTCAACCGCGAAACGAAGGTCTCGTAGCCACCGACGATGACCATCACCAGCAGGTTCGCAACCATCACCACATCGATCATGCCGAGAACGGCAATCATGATGTCCTGCTCGGTAAACTTCGCCAGCTCTCCAGTCAGCGGATCCAGCGTCGGATAAAACAGCCCGTGGATGAGGTGGACGAGCTCCTTGAAAAATTGAACGACGTAGACAGCCTGGGCAACGATCAGGCCCAGATACAAAGGCGCCTGCAGCCAGCGGCTGAAAAAGATCAGGCTGCCGAGGCCGCGAAGATAGATGGGTTGGGAAGAGCGATCCGTCATGAGATTTTGAAGGCGCATGGCGATACCACGGACCGCGATTCCGCGCAACCGGAACGCGTTTTCCCCCTGTCCGTGCCGCGCGCTCTGTGTTTTACTCGCCGACCCTTATGTCCACGAAAGACCCCAACGCCCAGCGCATGGAAAAGATCGTCAGCCTGTGCAAACGGCGCGGCTTCATCTTCCAATCGAGCGAAATCTACGGCGGCCTGAACGGCTTTTGGGACTACGGTCCGCTCGGCGCCGAGCTCAAAAAGAACCTCAAGGATTTCTGGTGGCGCCGCAATGTCCGCGAGCGCGACGACATGGTCGGCATGGACGGCTCGATCATCATGAACCGCGCCGTCTGGAAGGCGAGCGGCCACGAGGCGACGTTCAGCGACCCGATGGTCGACTGCAAAACGTGCAAGACCCGCTACCGCGCGGACCAGCTGCCGGAGAAGAACGGCGAGAAGTATTGCCAGAACTGCGGCGGTCGCGACCTCACCGAGCCGCGCGACTTCAACCTGATGTTCAAGTCGCACGCCGGTCCGCTCGAGAGCGAGGATAACCTCGTTTACCTCCGCCCGGAGACCGCGCAGGCGATTTTCGTGAACTTCCGCAACGTGCTCGACACCTCGCGCAAGAAGCTGCCCTTCGGCATCGCGCAGATCGGCAAGGCCTTCCGCAACGAAATCAATCCCCGCAACTACACGTTCCGCTCGCGTGAGTTCGAGCAGATGGAGATCGAGTATTTCTGCCGCGCCGAGGATGGCCTGCGCCTCACCGACGAGTGGCTCGAGCACCGGCTCAAATTCTACGAAGACATCGGCATTCCTCGATCGAAGATCCACATCCTCGACGTGCCGGACGGCGACCGCGCGTTCTATTCGAAGAAGACCTACGATCTCGAATACGAGTTCCCGTTCGGCATCAGCGAACTCGAGGGCATTGCCTACCGCACGGACTACGATCTTTCCGCGCACATCGCCGCCAGCGGCAAGCCGCTGGACTATTTCGACCAGGAGAAGAACGAGAAGTTCGTGCCGCACGTCGTCGAGCCCAGTGCCGGCGTGGATCGCACCACGCTCGCGCTGATCTGCGAGGCTTTCGACGAGGAAACCGTCACCGACGAGAAGGGCAAGGCCGAGGTGCGCACCGTGCTGCGCTTTCACCCGCGCATGGCCCCGATCAAGGTCGGCATTTTCCCGCTCCTGAAGAACAAGCCCGAGCTCGTCGCGAAGGCCGAGGAAATCGTCGCCCTGCTCCGTCCGCACATGATGGTGCAATACGACGAGACCGGCGCCATCGGCCGCCGCTACCGCCGCCAGGACGAAGCCGGCACGCCCTTTTGCGTGACGGTCGATTTCGACACCATTGGCGAAAACGGCCCGGAGACGCAGGACACCGTCACGCTGCGCCACCGCGACTCGATGGAACAGAAACGCATGGCCATCGCCGACCTGAAGGCCTGGCTGATCGAGCAGATCAGCTGACCGGTATTGCCTCTCCGGGGGAGGATTCCGCCGATCCCCGCGTGAGAGCCTCGTCAATCCTTCTTCACCCGCGCGGCCTGCAGACCCGGGCATGAAAAGACCCGGCGGAAGGAATTCTCCAGCGGGTTTTTCCCGGAGACCGGGCGCGCGCCCCTGCGCGCTCATGGAGAGCCGAGAATACCGTCGGCGCCGACCTTCCCGGGAGGCGCCGTGCTTCGAATCCTCTCGAACCGGTTACGGAGTGCCGGGCAGGGCGGGAAGCCCGCTGGATGACCTTTCGGCCGATCTGAATGGAGAACCGGTCAGCGACTCCTGGGGCAAATATTTTTGAAGCACGCCCTTGGCCGAATCGGAGATCGGGGCGATCGAGAAGAGCGGCAGTTGCGGGATTCCGGATGGCCCCGGCGTCCATTTCATGCCCTCCGTCTCGACGAATAATCCCGCACAATAAATTCCGCCTTCGTCGCCGACGAGGATTTCGATCGACTTGCTTTCTCCCTCCCTGAGCGTGAACCACTTTCCGGCAAAGATCGGCGTCGATCTTTTGTTCGGAAAGGAAGCTGCGCCCATTTCCTCCCGGGCGGTGCCGGAATAGCCATGATCCGAAGCGTCGAGGACGAGTGTGCCGCCCAGCTTCACGATCATCACGTTGTCGCCAAATCCGACCAGCCGGAAGGTGCCCGACTTGGCGGCCACCACGGTTCCTTTGTAGTGGGCGATCCATTCGCCGGGATCGGATTCCGGAGCCTGAAAAGCCCTGCCCGCCTCGGTATCGGGAATGGCGGGAAAGAAAAACTGGTTCGCGTAAAGTTTCGTCGGCGACTTCCAGTATTTATTCTCGCTGGGGATGCGCCAGGCCCCGGACAGGAATTTCTTAAGGAATCCGGTGTATTGGGGGACGTTCATGCCCGTGGGCCGATCGGCGCGATCCCGCTTCATGTCGTAGAAATTTCCCTCGATTCCGCCGTTCGGCGATGACACCCCGAAAAAGGGAGTGGCGGCCATGCCGGGAGAATTCGTCGCCCCCAGGCCTCCCAATCCCAACGAGGCGCCTCGACCGGGGAGACCCAATCCCTGGGTGTCGCTGAGAAGCGAGCTATCGGTATCCGGCGTGAGTTCGAGCTCCGGCAAATTGACCGCCGAGGCGCCGGTTGCCGTGATCCGCTTTGGCTGGACCGGGGCGCTCATGGCCTCGCGCTTTTGCGCAAGCTGCACGGTGTGTTCGATCTTCTTCTGGCTGTCGGTTGGCGGCACCACCACGGCTTTGAAGTTCGTGGGGCGCTCGGTGATGGTATTGACGACCAGATACCACGCTCCCGCCAGGAAAACGACGTGCGCAAGCACGCTGATGATGATGAACCATATCCGGTTCTTGCCGTCCGGCGTCTTCGACTGCGATTCGGTCGGAGCTGCCAGCTTCGGCGTTTCTTCCACCGGAGCGGGAGGCGTCTTCGGTGCAGCGACCGGCTTCGTTGGAGAGGGACGCTTGGCGACCGGCGGTCCTTTCGGTTTCAACGATGCCTTTGGGATTGGCGCCGCTTTCATGGCGGCCGCGGGGGCGGGAGCCGCCGGCGGGGAGGAAGGCCGGAGAGCGGAGGCGCCCGCCTGGTGGTAGCGAGGGACGCGCGCCGGGCGGGAGTTTGGCGGAAGCGGAATGCCTTTATTCATCATCGGAAACGGTAAACGTGACAGCTTCGATCCGCGCTGCGGCCAGGGCATCCAGCACCTGAATGGCGCGACTGTATCGGGCGACCTGATCGCTCACGATGGTGACCACGAGCGGGGACTTGGCGGCTTCGGCACTTTGCCTGAGCCGTGACAGCGCCGCCGTCAGTTGCGGCAGCTGGGCGCTCTGGGGGGAGTCCATCGGCTCGTCGTTCAAGGTCACGTCGCCAACGTCGGAGACCGTGATGATCTGCTCATCAACGAAGTTCACGGGCGCATCCGTATCCGCCACGCCAGGAAGGTCGATGTTCAGCTCTTTCTCCACTTTCACGGCCCCGGCCATCACCATGAAAAACAGCATGATGACGAAAACGACGTCGATCATGGGAGCGATCTGGAATCCCAGAGCCCCCTCGTCGATGGATGGATCTACGCGCGCCATAATTGGTTACTCCTTGTTTACGGAAGAAAACGAGATGTCGGAGATTCCCGCAGCCGCTCCGGCGTTCATGAGTTGAGAGATGACGCCGAGTTCCGCGTCGCGATCCGCGCGAATGACCAGGCGCGGCGGCAACTTCGGATCCACCGGCGGCTTGCGACTGTTGGACTTCGCGGCCTGAAGGTCCGTCGCAAGGCTGTCGATGGTGGCATAAGTCCGGTCATTCATGATGAAGTTCGCGACCTTCTTTTTGTCATCCCATCGCACGTTGACGACGATCTCGGTGCGGCTGTTTTCCTTTTTCAGGCCATTGGCCGCCACGGGTAGCTTGATGGTCTTATCCACCTTCAGGACCTGCGCCGACGTGATCGCCATGAAAAACACGAGCAGGACGAGCAGCACGTCCACCATCGGAGCGACCTGAAATTCCGGGTCGCCATTCAAACTGCCTCCGCCTCCTGCCATGGCTTATTCTCCGATCGATAACGTTTCCCAGGCCCGATCAGGCAACGGAAGGTTCCTGAGTGACGGGCACAACCGTTTCCGAAGACACGAGCCAGCTCGGCCAGCCGGCCTGGGGTTCGTTTTCGCCGATGATGACGCCAGGCATCGCCTCGTAGGGCATTTTCCGAAACAGTCGCGCGACGACGTCCTGCACGTCGTGGATCCCTGCCGCGGCCCGATTGCGGAGGAAGTAATAGGCGCCAAAGGCGGGAATCGCGATGAACAGGCCGCTCGCCGTGGCGACAAGCACCTCGCCGATCGCGGCGGAGAGGCTGGAGGGATCCCCGATGCCGGTGCTGCCCAGCGTCGCAAAGGCCTTGATCATTCCTGTAACCGTTCCGAGCAGACCGATCATCGGCGTGCAGACGCCAATCACCGACAGGTAGCTGATCATCGTTTGAATGCGGGAGTTCTCCTTGAGGACCTCCGTGGTGATGGCCTCCTGGGTGGCCTCCGCGCCATCTCCCACCAGGCTGAGGCCTGCGCGGGTCACATTGGTCAGCACCGAAGGGTTGGCGCGGCAATAGTCGTAGGCGTCGAGGTAATCGCCCCGTTGGAACAGGCTCTTCAGCACGGCCTGCTGGTCGAGGGGCGCGATCTTCTTTCGGCCGGTGCGAAGGATTCCATCGCCGATCAGGTAAACCGTGGCCATCGAGCAGATGGCGATCGGGAACATGACCCAGCCGCCCTCCTTGAGCTGCTCGAAAAGCGTTTTGGTGTGGACGGCGGCGGGCGCTCCGGGCTCTGCCGCGCAGAGGGAGCCGATGCTAAGGAGGAAGGCGCCAGCCAGAAGAAGACTGGAGATGAGTTTGGTTTTATTCATTCGTGGTCGGTGGATATTCGGTGTCGTTGGTCGGACTCGTAGAGTCGGAATTGAGTTTGGCCAGTTCGATTTTGGCCTTGGCAGCCTCCGGCGAGGCGGGGTTTCCCCGGATGAGTTTTTTCAGGACGGCGACGGCGTGGGTTTTGTCCTCGAGACCGAGGTAAGCCTCCGCGGCCCCGAGCAGCGATGCGGGCAGGACGGTTTCCTGGTCCGAATAAAGTGTCGGCACTCGGAGGTAAGCGAGCAACGCGGCGTCATACTGCTCCAGCGCGAGGAGCGCATCGCCCTTCCGGCACCAGGCCGTGGCGATGGTCTGGGGATTGGTGCTCTCGGCGATGGCCTTGTCGTAATAATTGTCCGCCTTTTGGTATTCCCCGGAGCGCGCCCACACCGCCATGATCTCGACCAGCGCCGCCCGGATCACTTCGGGATCGTCGGCGTTCTTCGTGAGCTGGTCGATAATCTGCCGGGCCTCCTGCTCGCGCTTGAGTCCCGCCAGGGCCTTGACCTTGATCACGGCGCTTGCGGCCGCGTCGTTTCCCCGGACTGCCGCGAGCTTCTGCCGGTCCGCAAGCACGGGATTGATCAACGCCAGGGCCTCCGCCGGCCGGCCAAGATCGATCAACTGCATGGCGCGCTTGAGCCGGGGATTCTCGGGAAACTCGATCTTTTCCACCATTTTCGGGTTGTAGTCGATCTGGGCGACCACTCCGGGGGCCAGCTCGCGATTGACGGAGACATAACCGTCACGGGCTCCCTTGACGGTGTCGGTTTCGAGGGTCGTGCCGTCGCGAAGCTGAATTTTGGAAGAATTGAAGGTGCTCTGCGCGGCTGCCCCTGAGGCCATGGCCACGAGCCCAGCGAATGCAATTCCGATAATCTGTGGGTTCATCCTTGCGTCATCTCCGCCAGGCGCTTGCG
This Chthoniobacterales bacterium DNA region includes the following protein-coding sequences:
- a CDS encoding tetratricopeptide repeat protein; translation: MASGAAAQSTFNSSKIQLRDGTTLETDTVKGARDGYVSVNRELAPGVVAQIDYNPKMVEKIEFPENPRLKRAMQLIDLGRPAEALALINPVLADRQKLAAVRGNDAAASAVIKVKALAGLKREQEARQIIDQLTKNADDPEVIRAALVEIMAVWARSGEYQKADNYYDKAIAESTNPQTIATAWCRKGDALLALEQYDAALLAYLRVPTLYSDQETVLPASLLGAAEAYLGLEDKTHAVAVLKKLIRGNPASPEAAKAKIELAKLNSDSTSPTNDTEYPPTTNE
- a CDS encoding glycine--tRNA ligase, giving the protein MSTKDPNAQRMEKIVSLCKRRGFIFQSSEIYGGLNGFWDYGPLGAELKKNLKDFWWRRNVRERDDMVGMDGSIIMNRAVWKASGHEATFSDPMVDCKTCKTRYRADQLPEKNGEKYCQNCGGRDLTEPRDFNLMFKSHAGPLESEDNLVYLRPETAQAIFVNFRNVLDTSRKKLPFGIAQIGKAFRNEINPRNYTFRSREFEQMEIEYFCRAEDGLRLTDEWLEHRLKFYEDIGIPRSKIHILDVPDGDRAFYSKKTYDLEYEFPFGISELEGIAYRTDYDLSAHIAASGKPLDYFDQEKNEKFVPHVVEPSAGVDRTTLALICEAFDEETVTDEKGKAEVRTVLRFHPRMAPIKVGIFPLLKNKPELVAKAEEIVALLRPHMMVQYDETGAIGRRYRRQDEAGTPFCVTVDFDTIGENGPETQDTVTLRHRDSMEQKRMAIADLKAWLIEQIS
- a CDS encoding multidrug efflux SMR transporter; the encoded protein is MAWFYLFVAGVLEIGWSIGLKYTHGFTRPVATAFTLAAMVASVVFLAQAVRTLPLGSSYAIWAGIGTIGTAIVGVVAFGDALTLARAACLLAIGGGIVGLKLAT
- the dxs gene encoding 1-deoxy-D-xylulose-5-phosphate synthase — translated: MPLLQRIKSPADVKALPAADLPVLAEEVRQELIRVLSQTGGHLGPNLGVVELTIALHRVFDTPTDKFVFDVSHQGYVHKLLTGRYERFDTIRQYEGLNGFLLRTESEHDCYGAGHAGTALSAALGMATGRDLRGSDEHVVCVAGDAAFTCGVSFEALNNVANSTRRFIVVLNDNEWSIAKNVGAVAEYLNRIVANPSYAHLHEKAAHFVERLGGKTARKLAGKIEAGVKNLIAPSVIFEDLGLRYYGPIDGHDVDLLTQTFEFLKTQTEPVILHILTKKGKGYAPALAKPDKFHGLGKFQADTGETAAAPTPTYSELLGHTLADFADRDNRIVAITAAMPTGTGLVSFAKRHPKRFFDVGIAEEHAALFACGLATQGRKPFLAIYSTFMQRAYDMILHDIALQNLDVALCMDRAGLSGDDGPTHHGLFDIGYLRPVPGLVHMQPKDEDEFVDMLWTMAHYNGPIAIRYPRGAGTGVKPKDQPRLLEIGKAEVVRHGKQVALFGLGNMCEVALETARLLEAHGIDAAVINPRWIKPLDTATLEFFARGCDVICTLEDHVLPNGFGCSVMEHLSEQRITTPVVRIGWPDEFIEHGSVPILREKHGLTAAAAAEKILAALPTRKRAAAPSAA
- a CDS encoding biopolymer transporter ExbD produces the protein MIDVVFVIMLFFMVMAGAVKVEKELNIDLPGVADTDAPVNFVDEQIITVSDVGDVTLNDEPMDSPQSAQLPQLTAALSRLRQSAEAAKSPLVVTIVSDQVARYSRAIQVLDALAAARIEAVTFTVSDDE
- the xseB gene encoding exodeoxyribonuclease VII small subunit, yielding MSKATPSPESPAPSLEAALERLDAIVREMEAGELPLETLIAKYEEGIGLSKFCEEKLARAEERIRIITRDAAGNPMLEEFDATGEE
- a CDS encoding MotA/TolQ/ExbB proton channel family protein, producing the protein MNKTKLISSLLLAGAFLLSIGSLCAAEPGAPAAVHTKTLFEQLKEGGWVMFPIAICSMATVYLIGDGILRTGRKKIAPLDQQAVLKSLFQRGDYLDAYDYCRANPSVLTNVTRAGLSLVGDGAEATQEAITTEVLKENSRIQTMISYLSVIGVCTPMIGLLGTVTGMIKAFATLGSTGIGDPSSLSAAIGEVLVATASGLFIAIPAFGAYYFLRNRAAAGIHDVQDVVARLFRKMPYEAMPGVIIGENEPQAGWPSWLVSSETVVPVTQEPSVA
- a CDS encoding TIGR00645 family protein; its protein translation is MTDRSSQPIYLRGLGSLIFFSRWLQAPLYLGLIVAQAVYVVQFFKELVHLIHGLFYPTLDPLTGELAKFTEQDIMIAVLGMIDVVMVANLLVMVIVGGYETFVSRLNLRGHPDEPEWLSHVNAGALKVKLATALIGISSIHLLRTFIEIGSLKTTPGGLDANMQILWQVVVHITFVVSALLLALTDRITTQSAIAAKDH
- a CDS encoding biopolymer transporter ExbD, which encodes MAGGGGSLNGDPEFQVAPMVDVLLVLLVFFMAITSAQVLKVDKTIKLPVAANGLKKENSRTEIVVNVRWDDKKKVANFIMNDRTYATIDSLATDLQAAKSNSRKPPVDPKLPPRLVIRADRDAELGVISQLMNAGAAAGISDISFSSVNKE